One part of the Kryptolebias marmoratus isolate JLee-2015 linkage group LG13, ASM164957v2, whole genome shotgun sequence genome encodes these proteins:
- the bckdk gene encoding 3-methyl-2-oxobutanoate dehydrogenase [lipoamide] kinase, mitochondrial produces the protein MRPGMAGIAAEMLSGVTGRARPRLGSLLLATATKTLPQMSVTGTRRFRSTSSAQGFSELARERSKTVTSFYNQSAIDVSAEKASMRLTLATLLYSGKSPDGHHILSSGKYLHKELPVRIAHRIKGFRSLPFIIGCNPTILQVHELYIRAYHMLSDFPEIKDQEAEARFCKLVQQLLDDHKDVVTMLAQGFRECRRHIQDETIIRNFLDTTLCSRLGIRMLATHHLALHEDNPDFVGIICRRLSPKKIIEKWVDFARRLCEHQYGNSPKVRINGHVAARFPFIPLPLDYILPELLKNAMRATMESHLDTPYNVPDVVVTIANNDIDFVIRISDRGGGIPHNIIDKVMNYHFSTAEESAQDPRMSNLFNTITNSGNQSSPMHGFGFGLPTSRAYAEYLGGSLSVQSMQGIGTDVYLRLRHIDGKGESFRV, from the exons ATGCGTCCGGGAATGGCGGGTATAGCGGCGGAGATGCTGAGCGGTGTCACCGGCAGGGCCAGGCCGAGGCTCGGTAGCCTCTTGCTGGCCACCGCAACCAAAACATTACCGCAGATGTCAGTCACCGGGACCCGCAGATTTCGGTCCACATCATCGGCGCAGGGATTTTCAGAGCTAGCAAGAGAGCGCTCGAAGACTGTCACTTCGTTTTACAACCAGTCTGCAATAGACGTGTCTGCGGAAAAG GCTTCAATGAGACTAACCTTAGCAACCCTCCTGTATTCTGGGAAGTCTCCTGACGGACACCACATCTTG AGCAGTGGCAAGTACCTTCACAAGGAGCTGCCTGTCCGAATCGCCCACCGCATCAAGGGCTTCCGCAGTTTGCCCTTCATCATCGGTTGCAACCCCACTATTCTGCAAGTG CATGAGTTGTACATCAGAGCCTACCACATGCTGAGCGACTTTCCCGAG ATCAAGGATCAGGAAgcggaggctcggttctgtaaactggtgcagcagctgctggatgaCCACAAAGACGTGGTGACCATGCTGGCCCAGGGCTTCAGGGAGTGTCGCCGACACATCCAG GATGAGACGATCATCCGGAACTTTTTGGATACAACACTGTGCTCCCGTCTGGGAATCCGTATGTTGGCCACGCACCATCTCGCCCTGCACGAAGACAAT cctgATTTCGTTGGGATCATCTGCAGACGTCTGTCTCCTAAAAAGATCATCGAGAAGTGGGTGGACTTCGCCAG GCGTCTGTGTGAGCATCAGTACGGAAACTCCCCGAAGGTGAGGATCAATGGACACGTGGCGGCGCGTTTCCCCTTCATCCCTCTGCCTCTGGATTACATCCTGCCAGAGCTCCTGAAGAACGCCATGAG AGCCACCATGGAAAGCCACCTGGACACCCCATACAATGTGCCTGATGTCGTCGTCACCATCGCCAACAACGACATCGACTTCGTCATCAG GATTTCAGACCGTGGAGGCGGCATTCCTCACAATATAATCGACAAAGTGATGAACTACCACTTCAGCACCGCAGAGGAGAGCGCGCAGGACCCCCGCATGAGCAACCTCTTCAACACCATCACCAACAGCGGGAATCAGTCCAGCCCCATGCACGG GTTTGGTTTCGGCTTGCCCACGTCCAGGGCCTACGCCGAGTACCTGGGGGGCTCCCTGTCGGTGCAGTCCATGCAGGGCATCGGCACCGACGTTTACCTGCGTCTGCGCCACATCGACGGCAAGGGGGAGAGCTTCAGAGTGTAA